From the Armatimonadota bacterium genome, one window contains:
- a CDS encoding VOC family protein — MIKGVHAMFYSPAADELRAFFKEKLGLDWFDAGGNWPIYPIAGEVGCHEADGNSAGISFYCDDVAATVESLKARGVVFAGDIEDHGYGLVTFFEAPGGLKIQLYQPRYSKP, encoded by the coding sequence ATGATCAAAGGCGTGCACGCAATGTTCTATTCGCCCGCAGCCGACGAGCTGCGGGCGTTCTTTAAGGAGAAACTTGGGCTCGATTGGTTCGACGCGGGCGGCAATTGGCCGATCTATCCGATAGCCGGAGAAGTAGGCTGCCACGAGGCGGACGGCAACAGCGCGGGCATCTCCTTCTACTGCGACGACGTGGCCGCGACGGTCGAATCGCTGAAAGCGCGCGGCGTCGTCTTTGCCGGCGATATCGAGGATCACGGCTATGGCTTGGTAACTTTCTTCGAGGCTCCAGGAGGCCTTAAAATCCAGCTCTACCAACCGCGATATTCAAAGCCATAA
- a CDS encoding PEP-CTERM sorting domain-containing protein (PEP-CTERM proteins occur, often in large numbers, in the proteomes of bacteria that also encode an exosortase, a predicted intramembrane cysteine proteinase. The presence of a PEP-CTERM domain at a protein's C-terminus predicts cleavage within the sorting domain, followed by covalent anchoring to some some component of the (usually Gram-negative) cell surface. Many PEP-CTERM proteins exhibit an unusual sequence composition that includes large numbers of potential glycosylation sites. Expression of one such protein has been shown restore the ability of a bacterium to form floc, a type of biofilm.) encodes MRNFLGSLMAAALLASGALAQPYIMMPDSTNNRIVTFDPFDGSVMNPNLFALAGGTPIHAMVVGNEIWVSEQGGDRVSRWSMTGTPLGQIGTAGLDNIRGMGLVAGTVYVTNAGTANGAPGNAVVMFDTNGNPMGSFTTTGLAPSPFGILAHQGGILVSSSSGNNDIHKFNLAGGSIGAFHNSTSLNFAEQMNYAADGNVLVAGFSSNNVVRLDVNTGALIESFAASGARGVIQLGNGNIMWTNGSGAHVFNVTTRTSSLVYSGGGRYLELVPEPMSLFGLGAGLALLARRRRKA; translated from the coding sequence ATGAGGAATTTCCTTGGAAGTTTGATGGCTGCCGCTTTGCTTGCTTCGGGCGCGTTGGCACAACCGTACATTATGATGCCGGACAGTACCAACAACCGCATCGTAACGTTCGATCCGTTTGACGGCTCCGTGATGAATCCTAACCTCTTCGCTTTGGCAGGCGGCACACCGATCCACGCCATGGTCGTTGGCAACGAGATCTGGGTGTCTGAACAAGGAGGCGACCGAGTTTCTCGTTGGTCCATGACGGGCACGCCGCTGGGACAAATCGGAACCGCTGGCCTGGACAACATCCGCGGCATGGGGTTAGTGGCTGGCACCGTCTACGTAACCAACGCAGGCACCGCAAACGGTGCACCCGGCAATGCGGTGGTAATGTTCGACACGAACGGCAACCCGATGGGATCGTTCACGACCACGGGATTGGCCCCCAGTCCGTTCGGCATTCTGGCGCATCAAGGCGGCATCTTGGTTTCTTCGAGCTCTGGCAACAACGACATCCACAAATTCAATCTGGCGGGCGGTTCGATCGGGGCGTTTCACAACTCGACCTCGCTGAACTTTGCCGAGCAGATGAACTATGCGGCCGATGGGAACGTGCTGGTTGCGGGCTTCTCGTCCAACAACGTAGTCCGGCTGGACGTCAACACGGGCGCATTGATCGAGTCGTTTGCCGCATCGGGCGCTCGCGGCGTCATTCAGCTGGGCAACGGCAACATCATGTGGACCAATGGCTCGGGCGCGCACGTCTTTAACGTAACGACGCGCACCTCCAGTCTGGTCTATTCGGGCGGCGGACGTTACCTGGAGTTGGTCCCCGAGCCTATGAGCCTGTTCGGCCTTGGCGCTGGTCTTGCTCTCTTGGCCCGCCGACGCCGAAAAGCCTAA
- a CDS encoding class I SAM-dependent methyltransferase, whose protein sequence is MEFGAWADQYAAFRPRYPVGLFDFIADQAPGRRLAWDCATGNGQAAIDLAERFERVCATDKSEEQISRATAHSRIDYSVQAAEATDFPNACFDAICAAQAVHWFDVERFYAEAVRVARPGAVIGIWGYTDFNVSPAFDSAFRERVLEPVKGDWAGGVRLLTNGYRDIPFPFERIETPPFSIEVTWDLPRLMAYVNTWSGVRRYVERTGIGLLSEVYPLLAAEWGDPATPRPIAMPLYAMMGRI, encoded by the coding sequence ATGGAGTTTGGAGCGTGGGCCGACCAATACGCGGCGTTCAGACCCCGATATCCAGTGGGCCTGTTCGATTTTATTGCCGATCAGGCGCCGGGACGACGCTTGGCCTGGGATTGTGCGACAGGCAATGGGCAGGCCGCGATCGACCTGGCCGAACGGTTCGAGAGGGTCTGCGCGACGGACAAAAGCGAAGAACAGATCAGTCGGGCGACGGCCCATTCGCGTATCGACTATTCGGTGCAGGCCGCCGAAGCGACTGACTTCCCTAATGCCTGCTTTGATGCGATCTGCGCGGCGCAAGCCGTCCATTGGTTCGATGTTGAGCGCTTTTATGCCGAGGCCGTGCGCGTAGCACGCCCCGGCGCGGTGATCGGCATTTGGGGGTACACCGATTTCAACGTCTCTCCGGCGTTCGACTCGGCGTTCAGAGAGCGCGTTTTGGAGCCAGTAAAGGGCGATTGGGCGGGCGGCGTTCGACTATTGACCAACGGTTATCGAGACATTCCCTTCCCGTTCGAACGCATTGAGACGCCTCCCTTCAGCATTGAAGTTACCTGGGATTTGCCTCGGCTGATGGCCTATGTGAACACTTGGTCGGGCGTTCGGCGATATGTCGAACGGACTGGAATCGGCCTTCTGTCAGAGGTCTATCCCCTTCTGGCCGCGGAGTGGGGCGATCCCGCAACCCCGCGCCCTATCGCGATGCCGCTGTATGCGATGATGGGGAGGATCTGA